TCTAAAGGAAAAGCTAAAATTGGTTCTACATTAAAAGGAATTGGTCCAACTTATATGGACAAGACTGGTAGAAACGGAATGAGAGTTGGAGATTTAGAATTAGAAAACTGGAAAGAAAAATATGATGCTTTAACAGCAAAACATATTAAAATGTTAGAATTCTTTGATGTTCAGGTTGAATATGATTTAAAAGAATTAGAAGCAGAATTTTGTAGAGGAATTGACAAATTAAGAACTTTAGCTTTTATTGATAGTGAAGAGTTTTTAAACCAAGCAATAAAAGATAAAAAAACAATTTTAGCAGAAGGAGCTCAAGGTTCTTTATTAGATATTGACTTTGGTACATATCCTTTTGTAACATCTTCTAATACTACAGCAGCAGGTGCTTGTACAGGTTTAGGAGTTGCTCCAAATAGAATTGGTGAAGTTTTTGGAATCTTTAAAGCATACACAACTCGAGTTGGTTCTGGTCCTTTTCCTACTGAATTATTTGATAAAGATGGTGAAGATATGGCTAGAATTGGTCATGAATTTGGAGCAACAACTGGAAGAGCAAGACGTTGTGGTTGGTTAGATCTAGTAGCATTAAAATATGCTGTAGATGTAAACGGAGTTACACAATTAATGATGATGAAGGGTGATGTTTTATCTGGATTTGATACTTTAAAAGTTTGTACTTCTTACAACTATAAAGGAGAAGAAATTAGCCATTTACCTTATAACATTGAACCAGAAAACGTTTCTGTAAACTATACCGAATTTAAAGGATGGGAAGATGATTTAACACAAATGACTTCTGCAGATCAATTACCACAAAATTTACTAGACTATGTTGCTTTTATTGAAAAAGAAACTGGAGTTCCTGTATCTATTGTATCTGTTGGTCCGGATAGAAAACAAACAATTACGAGATAATTCTCAATAATTAATAAATTAAAAAGCATCTTTCAAAATGAAAGATGCTTTTTTTATGCTTAATAATTTCTATATTTTACTTAAGATTTTCAATCTCAACACCTATTAAAACTAATTTGTTTTGTTCTGCCTGAAGTGCATTTAAAAGAGCTTCTTTATGTTCTACAAAAAATTGCTTCTGTGTAGTAAATATTTCATTATAATAACGAATTCCTTCTTCTAAATTCTTTTTAAACTTCGTTAAAGATCTCAATTGTTTTTTATCAATAGTAGCCTTAACATCATCTACTTTATCTTGTAAATGAGTAATATAAAGAGATAATTCTTTAATAAACACATTAGGTCTATCATTTCTAGTTAACATATTACCTCTACCATAAATGTGATCTGTAATTCCACGTAAACTCATTATTTTATCATAATAAGCCATATTAGGACCAGGACAGACTGAAACCCCATCTCCTGTTTTCTTTGTACTTACATTATTTAAAAGCAATGTAGAAGTACCTAAACCAACACAAATACAAGATTTTTCGGTAACCTTATTTACTTTTTTCTCTTTTTCTTCAGAAGAGATTTCTAAAGCATCTATTTCTTTTAATTTTAAATGCTGATATTCTCTAGAAGCAGTACATAAACCTGTTTCTTTAAATTCATGATTTAATGCTATAAATTTATTCGGACAAGAAGTACCTGGTCTTCCTTTATCTATTAACTCTTGTCTGTGAATATCTTTTGTGTTTCCTCTAAGTGTATTAAAAGGAACTCCTAAAGGAGAGCTATCACTTAAATACAAATCTTTCTCTTTAGAATTTGATAATAATTCCATTGTTTTTTCATCAACACTTGTTGCTTCTGGAACTAATAAAAAAGGACTTCCCCAACCTACTGAATCTAATTGGTATTCTTCCATTAAGAAAGTATGTTCTTCATCTGTACCTACCCCACCTTGAGTTGTAATTTTCAACTCTAAATCGTTTATAGGTAAAACTTTGTCAGCTTCTTTTAAAGCCGCTATCAATAACTCTTGAGTTTGGCTTTTTAAAACTTCTTTATTCTCTTTAAACTCCTTTAAAACAGGTCCCATTAAAAATCCTTCAGTAGCGAAAGCGTGACCTCCACAATTTAATCCAGATTCAATTCTGTATTCTGAAACCCATAATCCTTTTTTAGCCAAAAATTTTCCTTGGATAAATGCAGATCTGTAATCAGATACTTTTAAAATAATTTTCTTTTTAATGTTTCCATTTGCATCAGGAAAAAAATCTTTAAAATTACTCATATAAGAGTATAATCTTGGATTCATACCTGCAGAAAGTACTAAAGAAGAAGATAGCTTACTTTCAGAAAAACCTCTTAACGCTGCATGAGCATCGTTATATTCTATTGGTAGTAATTCTTTATTAAGGTAATTTCCTTTATCAATCTTGGTCATAATATTGACGTCAATACTACCCATTGATAAATTTTTATTTGCCCAATCTTTAATTTTAGAAAAGTCTACACCATCTTCAGTAAGCTTTGTAAACTCTTTCTTTAAAGAAGAATATTCAGGTAACATATGAATATAATCTTTTAATGCTTTACTTTTTTCTGATGTTATATTCTTTAGTTGGTTAAATTTTTCTTCTGTTTGGTCATGTAATAAATTCAAGTAAGAAGTAATTCTCTTTGCTCTAAAATCATCAACTTTATCTGAAATTTCTTTATACGGAATTTCAAATTTATCGCTATAAACTTTTCGCATTTTTTCTACTAAAATATCGTCTACTAAAGAAATAACAGAGTCGATACCAAATTGAGCTACTTTTAAAGGTGAATCTATTGTAAATCCTATTCCCATAACAGGAATGTGAAATGAATGTGCCTTTTTTGCCATTTAATATAAATGTTTAATTAATTTTAATTAAGCTCGCAATATATTCTTAAAACATTTTATAAAATATGATTATTATCATTAAAGAATGAGCAGAAAAGTAAAAAAATAACTAAACTATATGCATAAAAAATGCTTTTTTAATACATATAAAACAACAAATGAGATTTTTTTATGCTAGTATTTAATAGAAAACGAT
The window above is part of the Polaribacter sp. SA4-12 genome. Proteins encoded here:
- a CDS encoding adenylosuccinate synthase, producing the protein MAVDLLLGLQWGDEGKGKIVDVLTKNYDIIARFQGGPNAGHTLIFDGRKHVLHTIPSGIFHKTALNVVGNGVVIDPVIFQKELENLDQHDIDYTSKLLISRKAHLILPTHRLLDAASETSKGKAKIGSTLKGIGPTYMDKTGRNGMRVGDLELENWKEKYDALTAKHIKMLEFFDVQVEYDLKELEAEFCRGIDKLRTLAFIDSEEFLNQAIKDKKTILAEGAQGSLLDIDFGTYPFVTSSNTTAAGACTGLGVAPNRIGEVFGIFKAYTTRVGSGPFPTELFDKDGEDMARIGHEFGATTGRARRCGWLDLVALKYAVDVNGVTQLMMMKGDVLSGFDTLKVCTSYNYKGEEISHLPYNIEPENVSVNYTEFKGWEDDLTQMTSADQLPQNLLDYVAFIEKETGVPVSIVSVGPDRKQTITR